The proteins below come from a single Aspergillus oryzae RIB40 DNA, chromosome 5 genomic window:
- a CDS encoding SDR family oxidoreductase (dehydrogenases with different specificities (related to short-chain alcohol dehydrogenases)) has protein sequence MELHNSSPKPLNASSPSATGAREPKLHLPTTTDPPGPQNPPKPLVWLIFGATGHMGRSLVKTALSRDDLVAAVGRTFENSPEYMKKLEEEHDNCLGLLCDVRARETVKRVIDRTIERFGRIDIIANCAGYGVIGACEDQDEYDIRDQFETNFMGTLNMIQLSLPHFRERKSGRYLIFSSTSGALGVPGLGPYCASKYAVEGLMESMLYEVDNFNIKTTLVEPGHMRRDDIGDLVSDTAMLASQNENDLASPLPLYGHFFVKPPSEPYNTPTAPAAHAKRMLMWLGDKQPASAVKAAYLVWELGHCSYPPLRLILGTYAVESIRDRLKCIIEEIEDWKYLSFPHGDQHPSPAKDKMPTNARENEAGETAT, from the exons ATGGAGCTTCACAATTCCTCCCCGAAACCCTTAAATGCCTCATCACCGTCTGCAACCGGTGCACGAGAACCTAAGCTCCATCTCCCCACCACCACTGATCCTCCGGGACCGCAGAACCCGCCAAAACCGCTCGTATGGCTG ATCTTCGGTGCGACAGGCCATATGGGCCGTTCCCTTGTCAAGACCGCATTGTCCCGCGATGACCTTGTCGCAGCTGTTGGCCGTACATTCGAGAACAGCCCGGAGTACATGAAGaagctcgaagaagagcatgaTAACTGCCTGGGACTTCTGTGCGATGTTCGTGCTAGAGAGACCGTCAAACGTGTCATCGATCGCACAATCGAGCGCTTCGGTCGCATTGACATCATTGCCAACTGCGCCGGGTACGGTGTGATCGGGGCCTGCGAGGATCAAGACGAATATGACATCCGCGACCAATTTGAGACGAACTTCATGGGTACGCTGAACATGATTCAGCTATCGCTGCCGCATTTCCGTGAGAGGAAATCCGGTCGGTACCTGATCTTCAGCTCAACATCCGGCGCCTTGGGCGTTCCCGGATTAGGGCCGTACTGCGCATCAAAATACGCCGTCGAAGGATTGATGGAAAGCATGCTGTACGAAGTGGACAATTTTAACATTAAAACCACGCTCGTGGAGCCTGGACACATGCGCCGTGATGACATTGGCGATCTTGTGTCTGATACTGCGATGCTGGCTAGCCAGAATGAAAACGACCTCGCGTCGCCGCTCCCCCTTTATGGTCATTTTTTTGTCAAGCCACCGAGTGAGCCATACAACACGCCCACTGCGCCGGCGGCGCATGCAAAACGCATGCTAATGTGGCTGGGCGATAAGCAACCTGCCAGCGCCGTGAAAGCAGCCTATCTGGTTTGGGAATTGGGTCATTGCTCCTATCCGCCTCTCCGACTTATTCTGGGCACATATGCCGTGGAGAGTATTCGGGATAGACTAAAGTGTATCATTGAAGAAATCGAGGATTGGAAATACCTAAGCTTTCCCCATGGTGACCAGCACCCTTCACCCGCCAAGGATAAAATGCCTACAAACGCACGAGAAAACGAAGCGGGAGAGACGGCGACGTGA
- a CDS encoding TRAPPII-specific subunit TRS120 (targeting complex (TRAPP) subunit), whose product MGADPLSPIAPARLRALLLPVGKIKRSRFLSFTARLQAENVVRLGDISPDARPNRNMFSPLAFPTGMILYDLTFSVPPTSHLELFPFEIHREPLVVIAVADGVELNGGNEQKIEESTFKGKNEASPTPAGLDQLRQELELLRERNPKALVHQLLIFDYEEVGKLLNGPDDILWIPRPEASKATTMKTVLCDITSLLLSELDGFARTMQSIPSIESPKAFSWGPHRGPDIRPRPTDRLFHRMTMPAQLPSNPNGTPETPLSSSQGSPTPSDHETPTTFDEITRSIQLSSRSNSIGKPNSLPSSKEHSRDRMSVSSMSATDRTKNRIKGRAGVVIGTLFLQAGRWPDALKELVEAASNARACSDYVWHAKALESILLCLLMFAWAGMDFQIPPICYPVADKSSKTSYNFESTSGQSTPGNRIISLQNLSNLLPDLSNNILNLYNRAANIVNAPLPQLIFSETVIRLGRLLVAARIRDGALDDIALKHIVMGDPLQPLHRPERPRGLVILRKSEIANFLLRALPLSPGSDLPATDAIPIMIGVVSVFDTLGLPRKKAFILRELLSILVPTLVQARKIGAAEVGIHPAAGLASLSDTAFDINALDVGPGNMEESMRSLLATIGEIYGVQPSSFYEWQKRCSANDNGAESFPEYDSVAAIVERSFRHAVLDGYGDLNLKIDVLKACINSCEALPDFGGVLRFTVELLQTIKGDLMLAETLHTPPCLPQDEQVRLLNNIKRTVGAANKLGASGLEAEYWDDFLVRGVQLLALPDFRSPVRRSKSELYVVTADREKSSKDPFLYNPFHKPSNKTAELLMVAGEHAAFQLTLQNPYEFEIEIEKLRLDCEGVPLDAVAEWIVLRPLSLQGITIFGLAHEEGVVNITGCFVKVRHCRERRFPIFKDLWRPEAERKFKRTGLAAKQPSMERPLSWSSTTSRDGKQLPKKGPDTSSCEIKVIGCQPSLVIESLSLSQSAFMVLEGEVGSFRITLRNTSSCPLDFILFTFQDSTTRQIQNALSNRDLLPVEVYELELKLSKPALRWRREGKNPGDHAIPPGECATFTVDVTGKPGLQDSTVQIDYSCVGQSHGELPDVFYTRQLFVPLTVTVNASIEIARCEILPFSGDFAWWNCREADVEPEYTAKADTDGSACPLSSDLFSPVLSHLGRGTYGSDHCLLLLDLRNAWPSPLTVSLQANEQPVELSEQSIEEAELVDSRYIVSGELQPGQTSRFVLVLPRVYLDNPHASIPVLNTGVKRQFVVSAHKLSFDAEAASREAFWYREELLKRVSGFWTESPAGRKGMIDLRNLRFSSRMVDAFRLEDVDITFALSPPSSDIISPNGDSVVQIGRSKYKVQIDEMLSLNVTIRNRSSRPIHPILRLQPSLRHQPNNIALDLSKRLAWTGMLQQVLPVIHSGESTTATVGVTILCRGEYEFGASVEELRFLRPSPGTESDTHPQAQAQASFHDDDGPIKDTFGVDVAKKRHIWHAKEACVMNAHG is encoded by the exons ATGGGCGCCGACCCTCTTTCCCCGATTGCGCCTGCGCGCCTTAGGGCGTTGCTTCTTCCCGTTGGGAAGATTAAACGATCAAGGTTCTTGAGCTTCACTGCAAGACTACAGGCCGAGAATGTCGTCCGTCTGGGGGACATTAGCCCTGATGCGCGGCCCAATCGAA ATATGTTCTCCCCATTAGCGTTTCCTACAGGGATGATTCTCTACGATCTTACTTTCTCTGTGCCTCCAACGTCGCATTTAGAATTGTTCCCTTTTGAAATTCACCGAGAACCCTTGGTCGTCATTGCTGTAGCCGATGGGGTCGAATTAAATGGAGGCAATGAACAGAAAATTGAAGAATCAACTTTTAAGGGCAAAAACGAAGCATCCCCCACTCCGGCTGGACTGGATCAACTTCGACAGGAACTAGAATTACTCAGGGAGAGGAACCCAAAAGCCTTGGTACATCAACTTCTAATATTCGATTATGAAGAAGTGGGCAAGCTTTTGAACGGCCCAGATGATATCTTATGGATTCCTCGGCCTGAAGCCTCTAAAGCTACTACGATGAAGACTGTGCTATGTGATATCAcctctctgcttctttccgAGCTAGACGGGTTTGCGAGGACTATGCAGAGCATACCTTCAATCGAGTCCCCAAAAGCCTTCTCCTGGGGTCCACATCGAGGCCCAGATATACGCCCACGTCCCACCGACAGATTGTTCCACCGGATGACTATGCCTGCGCAGCTGCCATCTAATCCCAACGGGACGCCTGAAACTCCTCTCAGTTCCAGCCAAGGCTCGCCCACACCAAGTGACCATGAAACCCCAACGACGTTCGATGAGATAACCCGGTCTATCCAACTGTCCTCCCGCTCTAACTCGATTGGAAAGCCCAACTCTTTGCCGAGTTCCAAAGAACATAGCCGTGACCGGATGTCTGTGAGTAGTATGAGCGCTACAGATCGTACTAAGAATCGGATCAAGGGTCGTGCAGGTGTTGTTATTGGaactctctttcttcaggcCGGGAGGTGGCCGGATGCCTTGAAGGAACTCGTTGAAGCTGCATCCAACGCTAGAGCATGCAGTGATTATGTCTGGCATGCCAAAGCACTCGAGTCGATCCTACTCTGCCTGCTGATGTTTGCATGGGCAGGCATGGATTTTCAG ATTCCTCCCATTTGTTACCCTGTTGCCGATAAGTCTTCAAAAACATCATATAATTTCGAATCAACCTCAGGGCAATCCACTCCTGGGAACCGGATTATCTCGCTTCAGAATCTATCAAATCTTTTGCCTGATCTTTCGAACAATATACTCAATCTCTACAATCGTGCTGCTAATATAGTCAACGCGCCTTTGCCTCAGCTCATCTTCTCAGAAACAGTGATTCGTTTAGGTAGGCTGTTGGTAGCTGCTCGCATCCGTGACGGTGCACTAGATGACATAGCCTTGAAACACATCGTTATGGGTGATCCTCTTCAACCCCTTCACCGACCGGAGCGCCCTCGTGGCCTAGTTATCCTCCGAAAGTCCGAGATTGCAaacttccttctccgtgCACTGCCGTTATCTCCCGGGTCAGATCTGCCTGCAACGGATGCAATACCTATCATGATCGGTGTTGTCTCTGTCTTTGATACGCTTGGCCtaccaagaaaaaaggctTTTATTCTGAGAGAGCTTCTGTCAATACTCGTTCCAACACTGGTTCAAGCCCGCAAGATTGGTGCAGCAGAAGTAGGAATTCATCCTGCTGCCGGTTTAGCGTCCCTTAGCGACACAGCTTTTGATATCAATGCTCTGGACGTTGGACCTGGTAATATGGAAGAGAGCATGCGCTCCCTCCTCGCTACAATAGGGGAAATATACGGCGTTCAGCCCTCTTCCTTTTACGAGTGGCAAAAGAGATGCTCCGCAAATGATAACGGTGCAGAGTCCTTCCCCGAGTATGATTCAGTTGCTGCTATTGTTGAACGATCGTTTCGGCACGCCGTTCTCGATGGGTACGGTGATCTGAACCTCAAGATTGATGTCCTTAAGGCCTGTATCAATTCTTGTGAAGCACTTCCGGATTTTGGTGGCGTCCTTCGCTTCACGGTCGAGTTGCTTCAGACCATCAAAGGGGATCTTATGCTTGCTGAAACATTACACACCCCTCCGTGTCTGCCACAAGACGAACAGGTCCGCCTGCTAAACAACATCAAGCGAACGGTGGGGGCTGCAAACAAGCTGGGTGCCTCCGGGCTGGAAGCGGAGTACTGGGATGACTTCTTAGTACGGGGTGTCCAATTGCTGGCCCTTCCAGATTTCAGAAGCCCTGTCCGTCGGTCTAAATCAGAGCTCTATGTTGTCACGGCTGACCGTGAAAAATCATCAAAAGACCCATTCTTATATAATCCTTTTCACAAGCCAAGTAACAAGACAGCAGAGTTACTCATGGTGGCTGGTGAACATGCCGCTTTCCAACTTACCCTTCAAAATCCTTATGAGTTTGAAATAGAGATCGAAAAGCTCCGTCTTGACTGCGAAGGTGTACCTCTCGATGCTGTTGCAGAATGGATCGTGCTTCGGCCCCTAAGCTTGCAAGGCATCACAATTTTCGGGTTAGCACACGAAGAAGGAGTGGTGAATATAACAGGGTGTTTCGTCAAAGTCCGACACTGCAGAGAACGGAGGTTCCCCATCTTTAAGGATTTATGGAGACCTGAAGCCGAAAGAAAATTTAAGCGAACTGGTTTAGCAGCTAAACAGCCTTCGATGGAGCGGCCACTTTCCTGGAGTTCGACTACCTCAAGGGACGGCAAGCAGCTTCCAAAGAAGGGCCCGGATACATCGTCTTGTGAGATCAAGGTTATAGGCTGCCAGCCATCCCTCGTTATCGAGTCACTTTCCCTGTCGCAGTCCGCGTTCATGGTCCTGGAAGGTGAAGTTGGTTCTTTCAGAATCACATTACGCAATACGTCATCGTGCCCTCTGGATTTCATATTGTTTACTTTCCAGGACTCTACCACGAGGCAAATCCAGAATGCTCTGAGCAACAGAGATCTGCTGCCGGTGGAAGTGTACGAACTTGAACTCAAGCTGTCGAAACCCGCTTTGCGATGGCGGCGCGAAGGCAAAAATCCAGGTGACCATGCAATACCTCCTGGTGAGTGCGCTACATTCACTGTGGACGTCACTGGGAAGCCCGGCTTGCAAGATTCGACAGTACAGATCGATTATTCGTGTGTCGGGCAGTCTCACGGCGAACTACCTGATGTTTTCTATACCCGGCAACTATTTGTCCCGCTCACCGTTACAGTCAATGCGAGCATAGAAATTGCTCGTTGTGAAATATTACCTTTTAGTGGCGACTTCGCCTGGTGGAACTGTCGAGAGGCTGATGTCGAACCCGAGTATACCGCAAAGGCAGATACGGATGGTTCTGCATGTCCGCTAAGTAGCGATCTGTTTTCACCTGTGCTATCTCATCTTGGGCGAGGCACATATGGTTCTGATCACTGCCTTCTTCTACTTGATCTTCGCAACGCTTGGCCGAGTCCCCTAACAGTGTCACTGCAAGCTAATGAACAACCTGTCGAACTCTCCGAACAGTCGATAGAGGAAGCTGAGTTGGTAGATAGCCGCTACATCGTTTCTGGAGAACTTCAACCAGGGCAAACATCGCGCTTTGTCCTCGTTCTTCCTCGTGTCTACCTAGATAACCCACATGCTTCGATCCCAGTTCTAAACACCGGAGTGAAGAGACAGTTCGTTGTAAGCGCCCATAAACTTTCATTCGACGCTGAAGCCGCGTCGCGTGAGGCATTTTGGTACCGAGAAGAGCTCCTCAAAAGAGTATCCGGGTTCTGGACGGAGAGCCCTGCGGGGCGGAAAGGAATGATTGACCTGAGAAATTTACGCTTCAGTTCGCGAATGGTAGATGCCTTCCGACTCGAAGATGTCGATATAACATTTGCTCTAAGTCCCCCATCTTCCGATATAATTAGCCCCAACGGCGACAGTGTTGTGCAGATCGGACGGTCAAAGTACAAGGTCCAGATCGACGAGATGCTTAGTCTCAACGTCACTATCCGCAACCGATCCTCAAGGCCTATCCATCCCATTCTCCGACTCCAGCCAAGCCTTCGTCACCAACCCAACAATATTGCCCTTGATTTGTCAAAGCGCCTCGCATGGACCGGTATGTTGCAGCAAGTGCTACCTGTGATACATAGCGGTGAGAGCACAACTGCTACCGTCGGTGTAACTATCCTTTGTCGGGGAGAGTACGAGTTCGGCGCGTCTGTGGAGGAATTGCGCTTCTTGAGACCTTCGCCTGGTACCGAATCAGATACCCATCCCCAGGCTCAAGCTCAAGCGTCTTTCCACGACGACGACGGACCTATCAAGGATACGTTTGGTGTAGACGtagccaagaaaagacatATATGGCATGCTAAAGAAGCCTGTGTCATGAATGCTCATGGGTAA
- a CDS encoding lysophospholipid acyltransferase (predicted membrane protein) yields MLPYVDLLKLIASFLLSYPLAALLKRIPDAQPWKKNAFIIAVSLFYLVGLFDLWDGLRTLAYSAAGIYAIAYYIDGSLMPWIGFIFLMGHMSISHIYRQIIDDAHVTDITGAQMVLVMKLSSFCWNVHDGRLSQEQLSDPQKYAAIKDFPGILDYLGYVLFFPSLFAGPSFEYVDYRRWIDTTLFDVPPGTDPSKVPPTRKKRKIPRSGTPAAKKALAGLGWILAFLQLGSLYNQELVLDETFMQYSFVQRVWILHMLGFTARLKYYGVWYLTEGACVLSGMGYNGFDPKSGKVFWNRLENVDPWSLETAQNSHGYLGSWNKNTNHWLRNYVYLRVTPKGKKPGFRASLATFVTSAFWHGFYPGYYLTFVLGSFIQTVAKNFRRHVRPFFLTPDGSRPTAYKKYYDIASYVVTQLTLSFAVMPFIFLSFGDSIKVWHSVYFYGIVGNIVSLAFFVSPARGLLLKKLKARNKPHVPRAVSSENIRQPTLGLPNDAIQEFDDAVQEIRAEIESRQRRGSLAHMPIGDELKAAVEDKIGRGH; encoded by the exons ATGCTACCATACGTAGATCTCC TGAAGCTTATTGCGTCATTCCTACTCTCCTACCCTCTGGCCGCACTATTGAAAAGAATCCCAGACGCCCAAccctggaagaagaatgcaTTCATAATTGCTGTTTCTTTATTCTATCTTGTAGGCCTGTTTGACCTCTGGGACGGCCTCCGGACGCTAGCCTACAGTGCGGCCGGTATCTACGCGATTGCCTATTATATTGATGGGTCATTGATGCCATGGATTGggttcatcttcttgatgggTCATATGTCCATCAGTCACATCTATCGGCAAATAATAGACGATGCACACGTAACTGATATTACCGGAGCCCAGATGGTGCTCGTCATGAAGCTTTCATCGTTCTGCTGGAATGTTCATGACGGCCGTTTGTCCCAGGAACAGCTTTCAGACCCTCAAAAGTACGCCGCGATCAAAGACTTTCCCGGCATTCTGGACTATCTAGGATATGTGCTGTTCTTTCCGTCACTTTTTGCTGGCCCGTCTTTCGAATATGTCGATTATCGCCGCTGGATCGACACCACGCTCTTCGATGTGCCACCGGGGACGGACCCTTCGAAGGTCCCTCCGACTCGAAAGAAGCGTAAGATCCCTCGGAGTGGAACCCCTGCCGCCAAAAAGGCGTTGGCTGGGTTAGGGTGGATTCTTGCATTCCTGCAGCTCGGGTCGCTCTACAACCAAGAATTAGTCCTCGACGAGACATTCATGCAGTATTCCTTCGTGCAACGGGTATGGATCCTACACATGCTCGGCTTTACCGCCCGACTGAAATATTACGGAGTGTGGTACCTCACAGAAGGTGCCTGTGTTCTATCTGGCATGGGATACAATGGCTTCGATCCTAAGTCGGGGAAAGTGTTTTGGAACCGGCTCGAGAATGTCGACCCATGGAGCCTCGAAACTGCTCAAAATTCCCACGGCTACTTGGGGAGCTGGaacaaaaacaccaaccATTGGTTGCGAAACTATGTTTACCTACGCGTCACTCCTAAGGGGAAGAAACCTGGCTTCCGGGCCAGTCTCGCTACGTTCGTCACCAGTGCATTCTGGCATGGATTTTACCCTGGATATTATCTGACCTTTGTTTTGGGATCATTTATCCAAACTGTAGCTAAGA ATTTCCGTCGCCACGTTCGGCCATTTTTCCTCACTCCTGATGGCAGCCGGCCCACTGCTTACAAGAAATACTATGATATTGCCAGCTATGTTGTGACCCAGCTCACTTTGTCATTTGCCGTCATGCCTTTCATCTTCCTATCTTTCGGTGATTCGATCAAGGTCTGGCATAGCGTCTATTTCTATGGCATTGTTGGTAATATCGTATCActtgctttcttcgtcagtcCCGCCAGAGGGTTGCTTCTCAAAAAGCTGAAAGCGCGCAATAAACCTCACGTCCCCCGAGCGGTCAGCTCGGAGAACATACGACAACCAACTTTGGGTCTACCAAACGATGCAATCCAGGAATTCGATGACGCAGTTCAGGAAATCAGGGCCGAAATCGAATCCAGGCAGAGACGAGGCAGCTTAGCTCATATGCCTATAGGCGATGAATTGAAGGCTGCCGTCGAAGATAAAATAGGCCGAGGGCATTAA
- a CDS encoding Sec1 family protein (vacuolar sorting protein VPS45/Stt10 (Sec1 family)) — translation MDVVAAVSGYISKMVTAGDPSTSGSSTSAKMKILLLDSETVTIVSTAITQSALLNHEVYLIDRLDNAAREKMRHLRCLCFVRPSASSIQLLIDELREPKYGEYYIYLSNIIRKSSLERLAEADSHEVVRAVQEHFADFIVINPDLCSLNLGFPQQRLWSHSPDLWNADALQRATEGVISILLALKKNPLIRYEKNSLLAKKLATEVRYQLTQEEQLFNFRKTDTPPILLVLDRRDDPITPLLTQWTYQAMVHELMGIHNGRVDLRDVPEIRPELREIVLSQDQDPFFKKNMYQNFGDLGQNIKEYVEQYQVKTKNTMNIESIADMKRFVEDYPEFRKLSGNVSKHVTLVGELSRRVGEDDLLDVSELEQSLACNENHASDLKNLQRIIQLPSVAAENKIRLVALYAIRYEKQPNNALPILLDLLVTAGNVPSYKVNTIPKLLAYHHSLQAPPVAGGFSDLFESTSFFSGARDRFKGLKGVENVYTQHSPRLEATLQNLIKGRLKELQYPFLESGGHIRDKPQDIIIFMVGGATYEEAKMVAQVNASSPGVRVVLAGTSIHNSTSFLEEVDDAVSGWPEPAPSSAAGRLRREITR, via the exons ATGGACGTCGTCGCGGCGGTTTCGGGGTATATCTCCAAGATGGTCACGGCGGGGGATCCTTCGACATCGGGCTCTTCAACGTCGgccaagatgaagatcttgcttTTGGATAGTGAGACG GTCACTATTGTGTCGACAGCCATCACCCAGTCCGCCCTGCTGAATCATGAAGTATACCTGATCGATCGGCTAGATAATGCGGCTCGAGAGAAAATGCGGCATTTGCGCTGCCTCTGTTTCGTGCGTCCATCCGCCAGCTCCATTCAACTCTTGATCGATGAGCTTCGTGAACCCAAGTACGGCGAGTATTACATCTACCTCAGCAACATCATTCGCAAATCGTCGCTTGAGCGCCTCGCTGAAGCAGACAGTCATGAAGTGGTGCGTGCGGTGCAGGAACATTTTGCAGACTTCATAGTGATCAATCCGGATCTGTGTTCCTTAAATCTCGGCTTCCCTCAACAGCGATTGTGGAGTCATTCTCCAGACCTGTGGAATGCAGATGCACTGCAGAGAGCCACAGAGGGCGTAATATCTATCCTGTTAGCTTTGAAAAAAAATCCATTGATACGCTACGAGAAAAATAGTTTGCTGGCTAAGAAGCTGGCCACTGAAGTTCGGTATCAGTTGACTCAGGAAGAGCAATTGTTCAATTTTCGCAAGACCGATACGCCGCCAATTCTTTTAGTTCTAGACCGACGTGATGATCCTATCACACCTTTATTGACCCAGTGGACGTACCAAGCGATGGTTCATGAATTGATGGGTATTCACAACGGAAGGGTTGACCTTCGAGACGTACCAGAAATCCGACCAGAGCTTCGAGAAATTGTCCTCTCGCAAGATCAAGATCCTTTCTTTAAGAAAAATATGTACCAAAACTTCGGCGATTTGGGTCAGAATATCAAAGAATACGTGGAGCAGTATCAGGTAAAAACTAAGAACACCATGAATATCGAGTCGATTGCGGATATGAAGCGGTTCGTGGAGGATTATCCAGAGTTTCGCAAGCTTTCTGGAAACGTCAGCAAACACGTTACTCTGGTTGGGGAGCTCAGCCGGCGAGTCGGTGAGGATGATCTCCTCGATGTCAGCGAATTAGAACAAAGCTTAGCTTGTAACGAAAACCATGCTAGTGACCTCAAG AATCTACAACGGATAATACAACTGCCATCGGTGGCGGCCGAAAATAAGATACGTCTAGTGGCACTATATGCTATTCGATACGAAAAACAACCGAATAATGCTCTGCCGATTCTGCTTGATTTACTGGTCACCGCGGGAAATGTACCGTCGTACAAAGTGAATACGATTCCCAAGTTACTTGCCTACCACCATTCTCTTCAGGCTCCGCCAGTTGCTGGAGGTTTCTCGGACCTGTTCGAGTCgacttcctttttctctggtGCTCGAGATCGGTTCAAAGGGCTGAAAGGTGTGGAAAATGTCTACACCCAACACTCACCACGCCTGGAAGCCACTCTTCAAAATTTGATCAAGGGCCGGCTGAAGGAGCTACAGTATCCATTCCTCGAGAGTGGAGGTCACATCCGAGATAAACCCCAGGATATAATCATTTTTATGGTGGGCGGCGCAACTtatgaagaagccaagatggTGGCTCAGGTGAATGCCAGTTCGCCTGGAGTACGAGTGGTTCTTGCAGGTACAAGCATACACAACAGCACGAGTTTcctggaggaggttgatgacGCTGTGAGCGGCTGGCCAGAGCCCGCTCCCTCTAGTGCCGCTGGACGGCTGCGGAGGGAGATCACGCGCTAG